One stretch of Deltaproteobacteria bacterium DNA includes these proteins:
- a CDS encoding type II toxin-antitoxin system prevent-host-death family antitoxin translates to MISVGIKELKAKLSAYVDKVRRGERFVITEHGSEVAMVIPISREWIAVKSLAVKNKAKWSGKKPEGIKGISIKGKPLSETILEERR, encoded by the coding sequence GTGATTTCTGTGGGCATAAAAGAACTTAAAGCAAAATTGAGCGCATATGTTGACAAGGTGCGCCGCGGGGAAAGGTTTGTCATAACCGAACATGGAAGCGAGGTAGCAATGGTCATTCCCATTTCAAGGGAATGGATTGCTGTCAAATCCCTTGCCGTAAAAAACAAGGCAAAATGGTCTGGAAAAAAACCCGAAGGGATAAAAGGCATCAGTATCAAGGGAAAACCTCTTTCAGAGACAATTCTGGAAGAACGACGATGA
- a CDS encoding type II toxin-antitoxin system VapC family toxin, with product MILYLDTSSLVKLYVEETNSGIVKNWVKESEIAAVCRVAYPEMISALNKRLRCGDISSKEYRLLVAGFSKEWLDFAVMDFDEIEAGQLAEKYGLRGFDAVHLSSAKLLRAEGSSLSLAFSSFDKKLNQAASSEGFTILPPLQSF from the coding sequence ATGATACTCTATCTTGACACCAGCAGTCTGGTTAAACTGTATGTGGAGGAGACCAACTCCGGTATTGTAAAGAATTGGGTGAAAGAGTCCGAAATTGCGGCTGTTTGCCGCGTAGCATACCCTGAAATGATTTCTGCGCTGAATAAACGATTGCGATGCGGAGATATATCAAGCAAGGAATATCGCCTGCTCGTTGCAGGATTTTCAAAGGAGTGGCTGGATTTTGCTGTAATGGATTTTGATGAAATAGAGGCAGGTCAATTGGCTGAAAAATACGGACTGCGGGGTTTTGATGCAGTGCATCTGTCATCCGCAAAACTTTTGAGGGCGGAAGGCAGTTCTCTTTCATTGGCATTTTCGTCCTTTGATAAGAAACTGAATCAAGCCGCATCTTCAGAGGGGTTTACTATTTTACCGCCACTTCAGAGTTTTTAA